The following are encoded in a window of Roseimaritima ulvae genomic DNA:
- a CDS encoding SOS response-associated peptidase, producing MCGRFNLRTNPATLVQLFLPQMDVGDVPPLPPRYNIAPTQQILAVTGDDAEHRSLRFFRWGLVPPWADSLSIGARMINARSETVAEKRSFRGPFASRRCLIPASGYYEWQASDNGGKQPIHIHRDDDGLLAMAGLWEENRKASADGAPVFSCTVLTTSANEKTAPVHDRMPVFLEGAGVDAWMDPDASSEQLQDLCRPLADERLECTPVSPKVNRAGYDDPQCIVPIKIATQRNLFDT from the coding sequence ATGTGCGGACGTTTTAATCTTCGAACCAACCCGGCGACGCTGGTGCAATTGTTTTTGCCGCAGATGGACGTCGGCGATGTGCCGCCTCTGCCGCCTCGCTACAACATCGCACCGACGCAGCAAATCCTGGCCGTCACCGGCGACGATGCCGAGCATCGCAGCTTGCGGTTTTTCCGCTGGGGCTTGGTGCCCCCCTGGGCCGATTCGCTGTCGATCGGTGCTCGCATGATCAACGCGCGCAGTGAAACGGTGGCCGAAAAACGATCTTTTCGCGGACCTTTTGCCTCCCGTCGCTGTTTGATTCCCGCCAGCGGTTATTACGAATGGCAGGCATCGGATAACGGCGGCAAGCAACCGATCCACATCCACCGCGACGACGATGGGCTGTTGGCAATGGCCGGTTTGTGGGAAGAGAATCGCAAAGCGTCGGCGGACGGGGCGCCCGTGTTCAGCTGCACCGTGCTGACCACGTCCGCTAATGAAAAAACCGCTCCCGTCCACGATCGTATGCCGGTCTTCTTGGAAGGTGCCGGCGTCGATGCCTGGATGGACCCCGACGCGAGCAGCGAACAGCTCCAAGACCTGTGCCGTCCGCTGGCCGATGAGCGGCTGGAATGCACGCCGGTCAGCCCGAAAGTGAATCGTGCAGGTTATGATGATCCCCAGTGCATCGTGCCGATCAAAATCGCCACCCAGCGAAATTTGTTCGATACGTAG
- a CDS encoding NAD(+) synthase → MNDHEFPPYGLFRVAAVSPQVAVGDPRQNVAHMLDALQPLESADLVVLPELALTGYTCGDLFAQEALLAAAEEQLLELTGQTADSKQILVVGLPLRVGTSLMNVAAVLHRGQVIAAIPKQFLPTYNEFYEGRWFRAGDETDPPSVSIGRQDVPFGSDILIRCGTAVVGVEICEDLWTPLPPSSFQAVAGANILLNLSASNEIVGKATWRHDLVVSQSGRCIAGYVYASSGPSESTTDLVFGGHCLIAENGQLLGQSRRVGDGELPWQGATHVMADIDLQRLQHDRRVIGSFDDGRRLLSRPFRFIDTNALAVKRRRPETAKSNAHAERPPLRPVVAQPFVPADPQHRDARCAEIFEIQTAALAKRVSRLPESLPLLIGVSGGLDSTLALLVAVKACDQYGWNRQRIHGITMPGFGTTETTESNADELMTALGITSERIDIRPLCLQAFRSLEHTPLNLAIDQHTTVESLQQQLLQTPADAEDLVFENVQARIRTFLLMSRGFVLGTGDLSEQALGWSTYNGDHMSMYNVNTSIPKTLVRFLVRYAADHYFEGRDGQLLHEIADTPISPELLPPAADGTIRQETEDKVGPYELHDFFLYNVIRNGFTPEKIRFLARHARFSQPYSEQQIDRTLNTFYRRFFANQFKRSCVPDGPKVGSVSLSPRGDWRMPSDADRGPWKE, encoded by the coding sequence TTGAACGACCACGAGTTCCCGCCGTATGGATTGTTTCGCGTTGCGGCGGTTTCGCCCCAGGTTGCTGTGGGAGATCCGCGTCAGAATGTAGCTCATATGCTGGACGCTCTGCAGCCACTGGAATCCGCCGACTTGGTGGTGCTGCCCGAACTGGCGCTGACGGGTTACACCTGTGGCGACCTATTCGCTCAAGAAGCCTTGTTGGCTGCCGCCGAAGAACAATTGTTGGAACTGACAGGCCAGACGGCGGACAGCAAGCAGATCCTGGTCGTCGGCTTGCCCCTGCGCGTGGGCACGTCGTTGATGAATGTCGCTGCCGTGCTGCATCGCGGGCAAGTGATTGCAGCGATTCCGAAACAGTTCCTGCCAACGTACAACGAATTCTACGAGGGCCGTTGGTTTCGCGCCGGCGACGAAACCGATCCCCCCAGCGTCTCCATCGGTAGACAAGACGTTCCGTTTGGTTCCGACATCCTGATTCGCTGCGGTACGGCGGTGGTCGGTGTGGAAATTTGCGAAGACCTGTGGACCCCGCTGCCGCCCAGCAGTTTCCAAGCCGTCGCGGGAGCCAACATCCTGCTGAACCTGTCAGCCAGCAACGAAATTGTCGGCAAAGCGACTTGGCGCCACGACCTGGTCGTCAGTCAATCGGGACGTTGCATAGCGGGTTATGTGTACGCCAGCAGCGGCCCCAGCGAATCGACGACCGACCTGGTGTTTGGCGGCCATTGCTTGATCGCCGAAAACGGACAGTTGCTGGGACAATCGCGACGCGTGGGAGATGGAGAGCTACCGTGGCAGGGTGCGACGCATGTCATGGCCGACATCGACCTGCAACGACTACAGCACGATCGACGCGTGATCGGTTCGTTCGACGACGGACGAAGACTGCTGTCACGTCCTTTTCGGTTCATCGATACCAATGCCTTGGCAGTCAAGCGGCGACGCCCCGAAACAGCAAAATCGAACGCGCACGCTGAGCGCCCCCCGCTGCGGCCCGTCGTCGCGCAACCGTTTGTGCCCGCCGATCCGCAGCACCGTGACGCGCGCTGTGCGGAGATTTTCGAAATCCAAACCGCGGCGCTCGCCAAACGGGTCAGCCGCTTGCCGGAGTCGTTGCCGTTGTTGATCGGCGTCTCGGGTGGGCTGGACAGCACGTTGGCGTTGTTGGTCGCGGTCAAAGCTTGCGATCAATATGGCTGGAACCGGCAACGCATCCACGGCATCACGATGCCCGGATTTGGGACCACCGAAACGACTGAAAGCAACGCCGACGAATTGATGACCGCGTTGGGGATCACCAGCGAACGCATCGACATTCGCCCGCTGTGCCTGCAGGCGTTTCGCTCGCTGGAACATACGCCGCTGAACTTGGCAATCGACCAGCACACGACCGTCGAATCGTTGCAACAACAACTGCTGCAGACGCCCGCCGACGCCGAAGATCTGGTGTTCGAAAATGTGCAGGCCAGAATCCGCACCTTTCTGTTGATGAGCCGAGGGTTTGTGCTGGGCACCGGCGACCTCTCGGAACAGGCCTTGGGCTGGAGCACGTACAACGGCGATCACATGTCGATGTACAACGTCAACACATCGATCCCCAAGACTCTGGTGCGATTCCTAGTTCGCTATGCCGCGGATCACTACTTTGAGGGGCGCGATGGCCAACTGTTGCACGAGATTGCCGACACGCCAATTTCACCGGAGCTGTTGCCGCCGGCCGCCGATGGCACGATTCGGCAGGAAACCGAAGACAAAGTGGGACCGTACGAGCTGCACGATTTCTTTTTGTACAACGTGATCCGCAACGGGTTTACGCCCGAAAAAATTCGCTTCCTGGCCCGCCATGCACGGTTCTCGCAGCCGTACAGTGAGCAGCAGATCGACCGCACGCTGAACACGTTTTACCGCCGCTTCTTTGCCAATCAATTCAAACGCAGTTGCGTGCCCGACGGTCCCAAAGTCGGCTCGGTCAGCCTCTCGCCGCGGGGCGATTGGCGGATGCCCAGCGACGCCGACCGAGGACCATGGAAAGAGTAG
- a CDS encoding sugar phosphate isomerase/epimerase family protein: protein MGERNEQCGAASGLSRRAFVAAGAAALAAGAASGRAVAEDRATASATTKPRRPNPIAVSTYSYWRYRADSKLTIEQCIDLASETGFDAVEILHVQMQDQSNATLQRIKQRAFRGGMDLCGLSTHQTFVSPDAKVRQENVEHTIKCIELAYALGIPTIRVNTGRWGTSRNFDHLMENKGIEPRLEGYTDDDGFGWVREGLEKCLPTAEKCGVVLGLENHWGLGRTADGVLRVLREVDSPWLKATLDTGNFLENQYAQYQQMAPETVYVQAKTYYGGGTWYSLDIDYDRVAKVLRDVDYRGYISLEFEGQEAHETAIPKSLAMLRKAFA from the coding sequence ATGGGTGAGCGGAACGAACAGTGTGGTGCGGCCAGCGGGCTTTCGCGGCGGGCCTTTGTGGCGGCTGGCGCGGCGGCGTTGGCGGCCGGAGCGGCCTCGGGCAGAGCGGTTGCGGAAGACCGGGCGACTGCTTCGGCGACCACTAAACCTCGCCGCCCCAATCCGATCGCCGTGTCGACATATTCCTATTGGCGGTACCGCGCCGACAGCAAGCTGACGATCGAACAATGCATCGACCTGGCGTCGGAAACCGGTTTTGATGCTGTCGAAATTTTGCATGTGCAAATGCAAGATCAATCCAACGCCACCCTGCAACGCATTAAACAGCGCGCCTTCCGCGGCGGTATGGATCTGTGCGGACTGTCCACGCATCAGACCTTTGTCTCGCCCGATGCCAAAGTCCGTCAAGAGAACGTCGAACATACGATCAAGTGCATCGAGCTGGCTTATGCGCTGGGCATTCCCACGATTCGCGTCAACACCGGCCGTTGGGGCACGTCGCGAAACTTCGATCATTTGATGGAAAACAAGGGCATCGAACCACGATTGGAAGGCTACACCGACGACGACGGCTTTGGCTGGGTCCGCGAGGGACTGGAGAAATGTCTGCCGACGGCCGAGAAGTGCGGCGTCGTATTGGGCTTGGAGAACCACTGGGGGCTGGGACGCACGGCCGACGGGGTGCTGCGAGTGCTCCGCGAAGTCGACTCGCCGTGGCTGAAAGCCACCCTGGACACCGGCAACTTTCTGGAGAACCAATACGCTCAATATCAGCAGATGGCTCCCGAAACCGTGTACGTGCAAGCCAAAACGTATTACGGTGGCGGCACCTGGTATTCGCTGGACATCGACTACGATCGCGTGGCCAAAGTACTGCGAGATGTCGACTACCGCGGCTACATCTCGCTGGAATTCGAAGGCCAAGAAGCCCACGAAACGGCGATCCCCAAAAGCCTGGCGATGTTGCGCAAAGCCTTCGCCTAG
- a CDS encoding S1 family peptidase — translation MSPKRYPPLSRCLVLMMLFGAIQCLSITNARGDVQTYRRTLKSTTWVLSKNSEGTSSGTGVLIDAEKRLVITNAHVVGDSRNAVIFFPAMKNDSPIVERSHYLQNVRKIGIRGRVLAVDRKRDLALVELDKVPAGAEALPMVEKSVSPGEIVESIGNPGATDALWVYTSGTVRSVYRKQFRTGGGEHDFRVVETQSPINSGDSGGPVVNSQGELVAISQAIAPKARLVSYCVDVSEIRDFLASPWKKAPLPVTEILDNAELKYSKDASGHYKVDLPIDVEDSEEKVTHEVLITKDVEYYERADVRKVWSLAHIQDNAPSQETTIRLLQQSARTKLGGWTVEKTGDNRFVIVYVAKIDATATPAAVKSTMEYVAKLTRSMNKELNPAVETQDASDTLRDWLAD, via the coding sequence ATGTCCCCTAAACGCTATCCGCCGCTGTCCCGCTGCCTCGTCTTGATGATGCTGTTCGGAGCGATCCAGTGCCTGTCCATTACTAACGCTCGCGGTGACGTCCAGACCTACCGCCGCACGCTGAAATCGACGACCTGGGTGCTGTCGAAAAATTCCGAAGGCACTTCCAGCGGCACGGGCGTGCTGATCGACGCCGAAAAACGCTTGGTCATCACCAACGCTCACGTGGTCGGCGACTCCCGCAACGCGGTGATTTTCTTCCCCGCGATGAAAAACGATTCGCCGATCGTCGAACGCAGCCATTACCTGCAAAACGTTCGCAAAATTGGGATTCGCGGACGCGTCCTGGCCGTCGACCGCAAACGCGACCTGGCGTTGGTGGAACTGGACAAAGTGCCCGCCGGTGCCGAGGCGCTGCCGATGGTGGAAAAGAGCGTCAGCCCGGGCGAAATCGTCGAATCGATCGGCAACCCCGGTGCCACCGACGCGTTGTGGGTCTACACCTCAGGCACCGTGCGCTCGGTGTATCGCAAACAATTCCGTACCGGGGGCGGTGAACATGACTTCCGCGTCGTGGAGACGCAATCGCCCATCAATTCCGGCGACAGCGGCGGCCCGGTCGTTAACAGCCAAGGCGAATTGGTGGCGATTTCGCAAGCCATCGCTCCCAAAGCTCGACTGGTCAGCTACTGCGTCGACGTCTCGGAAATTCGCGACTTCCTGGCCAGCCCCTGGAAAAAGGCGCCCCTGCCGGTCACCGAAATCCTCGACAACGCTGAACTCAAGTACAGCAAAGACGCCAGCGGTCACTACAAAGTCGACCTGCCGATCGACGTCGAGGACTCCGAGGAAAAAGTGACGCACGAGGTGCTGATCACCAAAGACGTGGAATACTACGAGCGGGCGGATGTTCGCAAAGTCTGGTCGCTGGCCCATATCCAGGACAACGCCCCCAGCCAAGAAACCACGATCCGGCTGCTGCAGCAGAGTGCTCGCACCAAGCTCGGTGGCTGGACGGTCGAAAAGACCGGAGACAACCGCTTTGTGATCGTATACGTGGCCAAAATCGACGCCACCGCGACGCCCGCGGCCGTCAAAAGCACGATGGAATACGTCGCCAAACTGACGCGTTCGATGAACAAAGAGCTGAACCCGGCCGTGGAAACCCAAGACGCCTCGGACACCCTGCGAGACTGGCTGGCCGACTGA